One segment of Myxococcus guangdongensis DNA contains the following:
- a CDS encoding FecR family protein: MSNTCPWLLALLLVVSGCDDEAATPVPPPVESAAAPDSGPAVELARLEGLSGDVQVERGGKKLPAQAGPLYSGDAVETGASGAATLSFPDGRSVEVGADARVGVGQDSGGVVLTVERGIVLSRVPAGAAAGKKVSLTLLTPFGLTRVGSEPSEVSVQVTKDSGRVEVKLGAIEFVAKDGKQLRASEGDSVEVSAGRAELMLKGSRWVELSPIDVTVRVGSGRAELRGKDTKRWRSVRADGEVLSPGDGVRTRTGGSVDLALKDSSSQLTLGPSAEMVLEGAGQGGTRDEARMDLRQGRLGLQLAQGRQSRVVLAGLTLEGDGASRLAVRRTGSGYLVDAQTGRVTLVRGEARQPLRAGERAIVSGETGEARIESLGPAPLLLGAGDGAEVYHQDMPEVAFGWEKEGEVTVEVATDAEFSKPLLTGTVFQPFVNVPAPARGTLFWRVKGKDGQEVAKGSAVFAPERLGRDLDRVRNVVPEGLEKTTIFYQDKPPAVTFTYSEETSAARYRVAVYRAGALDTPVAERTVTEARAALDAGALSEGSYLWSVTPLSETGEQLKGGRMNKLELVYDNSVPMLLVSQPRQGQRSAAKVRATGVAPVNARVSINGRPASLDGKHRFDTWVEPVGSPPLLMFRMTRPGAPDVHTVRTLKERGP, encoded by the coding sequence GTGAGCAACACGTGTCCCTGGCTCCTGGCCCTCCTGCTCGTCGTGTCGGGTTGCGACGATGAGGCGGCCACTCCAGTCCCCCCTCCCGTCGAGTCCGCCGCGGCCCCCGACTCGGGCCCCGCCGTGGAGCTGGCCCGACTGGAGGGCCTGTCCGGCGACGTGCAGGTGGAGCGTGGCGGCAAGAAGCTCCCCGCCCAGGCGGGCCCGCTGTACTCCGGCGACGCGGTGGAGACGGGGGCTTCGGGCGCGGCGACCTTGAGCTTCCCGGACGGGCGTTCGGTGGAGGTGGGCGCGGACGCCCGCGTCGGCGTGGGGCAGGACTCCGGCGGCGTGGTGCTGACGGTGGAGCGTGGAATCGTCTTGTCGCGCGTGCCCGCGGGGGCTGCGGCCGGGAAGAAGGTGTCGCTCACGCTGCTGACGCCCTTCGGCCTCACGCGCGTGGGCTCCGAGCCCAGCGAGGTCTCCGTCCAGGTGACGAAGGACTCCGGCCGCGTGGAGGTGAAGCTGGGCGCCATCGAGTTCGTGGCGAAGGACGGCAAGCAGCTGCGCGCGTCCGAAGGCGACTCGGTGGAGGTGTCCGCGGGCCGGGCGGAGCTGATGCTCAAGGGCTCTCGATGGGTGGAGCTTTCGCCCATCGACGTGACGGTGCGGGTGGGCTCGGGCCGCGCGGAGCTGCGCGGGAAGGACACGAAGCGCTGGAGGTCGGTGCGCGCGGACGGCGAGGTGCTCTCGCCCGGTGACGGCGTGCGCACGCGCACGGGCGGCTCGGTGGACCTGGCGCTGAAGGACTCGTCCTCGCAGCTCACCCTGGGGCCCTCGGCGGAGATGGTGCTGGAGGGCGCGGGGCAGGGCGGCACGCGCGACGAGGCGCGGATGGACCTGCGCCAGGGCCGGCTGGGGCTCCAGCTCGCGCAGGGCCGTCAGAGCCGGGTGGTGCTGGCGGGGCTCACCTTGGAAGGTGACGGGGCCTCCCGGCTGGCGGTGCGGCGCACGGGGTCGGGCTATCTGGTGGACGCGCAGACGGGGCGGGTGACGCTGGTGCGCGGCGAGGCGCGGCAGCCGCTGCGGGCGGGTGAGCGGGCCATCGTGTCGGGTGAGACGGGCGAGGCGCGCATCGAGTCGCTCGGCCCCGCGCCGCTGCTGCTCGGCGCGGGAGACGGCGCGGAGGTGTACCACCAGGACATGCCCGAGGTGGCCTTCGGCTGGGAGAAGGAGGGGGAGGTGACGGTGGAGGTGGCGACGGACGCGGAGTTCTCCAAGCCCCTGCTGACGGGCACGGTGTTCCAGCCCTTCGTCAACGTGCCGGCGCCCGCGCGAGGGACGCTCTTCTGGCGGGTGAAGGGCAAGGACGGCCAGGAGGTGGCGAAGGGCAGCGCGGTGTTCGCCCCGGAGCGCCTGGGCCGGGACTTGGACCGGGTGCGCAACGTGGTGCCGGAGGGATTGGAGAAGACGACCATCTTCTACCAGGACAAACCGCCGGCCGTGACGTTCACCTATTCAGAGGAGACGTCGGCGGCGCGCTACCGGGTGGCGGTGTATCGGGCGGGCGCGTTGGACACGCCCGTGGCGGAGCGCACGGTGACGGAGGCGCGCGCGGCGTTGGATGCGGGCGCGCTGAGCGAGGGCAGCTACCTGTGGTCCGTCACGCCGCTGTCCGAGACGGGTGAGCAGCTGAAGGGGGGCCGGATGAACAAGCTGGAGCTGGTGTACGACAACTCGGTGCCGATGCTGCTCGTGTCTCAGCCTCGCCAGGGACAACGCTCCGCGGCGAAGGTGAGGGCCACGGGCGTGGCGCCGGTGAACGCGCGCGTGTCCATCAATGGACGTCCCGCCAGCCTGGATGGCAAGCATCGGTTCGACACGTGGGTGGAGCCGGTGGGCTCGCCCCCGCTGCTGATGTTTAGAATGACGCGACCCGGTGCTCCGGATGTCCACACGGTGCGCACCCTGAAAGAGCGAGGGCCCTGA
- a CDS encoding MSCRAMM family protein, translating to MLVAAPSVRAEEVRERASLRLRYGIALRNGQQADVGPGLTYDGFTPNDLAVMGTAWAGSWLGGWASVQREGFDLKEDSVRITGGSLLRASVGPRARAFLGPVRAELGAGYGYAQLPVFGTSDEPVLARGVRHAALVSASVRVPLFTRLAVEARGEVPVSLSVKDAAGTKAEAKGFAAGGALLFPLTGGGSWSGTVLLDFQHVQDTVTLADGSRSEQRMRRVGAALELAWNDAPSAPAVPPPPPPRVPMGTLALQLLDAESGAPLPAAKVVLVANGVEGAPREADAQGNVEGVELPPGDVLARVSAEGYAPAEGRVTLEDGGRVALAVRARKLPPPTGGLKISVVSAGNGVPLPGVRLMVGGVEARTDLRGEVHVKELPPGPVAVVATSQGYRTAEEAAIIVAGQQTALSVPLASERKGEPATLTGQVRNARGGKPIAATLLIPQAKVKARTDAKGAFTFKVRGGTYRITISARGFFTQSKLVTLKDGEQAIFNVDLFPRQKR from the coding sequence GTGCTGGTCGCTGCTCCGTCCGTCCGGGCGGAGGAGGTGCGCGAGCGAGCCTCGCTGCGCCTTCGCTACGGCATTGCCCTTCGGAACGGACAGCAGGCCGATGTAGGGCCTGGGCTCACCTATGACGGCTTCACACCGAATGATCTGGCGGTGATGGGGACGGCGTGGGCGGGTTCGTGGCTGGGCGGGTGGGCGTCGGTGCAGCGGGAGGGGTTCGACCTGAAGGAGGACTCGGTGCGGATCACCGGCGGCAGCCTCCTGCGGGCGTCGGTGGGGCCCCGGGCCCGGGCCTTCCTGGGGCCGGTGCGCGCGGAGCTGGGGGCGGGCTACGGGTACGCGCAGCTGCCCGTCTTCGGCACCTCGGACGAGCCGGTGCTGGCGCGGGGCGTGCGGCACGCGGCCCTGGTGAGCGCGAGCGTGCGGGTGCCGCTCTTCACCCGGCTGGCGGTGGAGGCGCGCGGCGAGGTGCCGGTGTCCCTGTCGGTGAAGGACGCGGCGGGCACGAAGGCGGAGGCCAAGGGCTTCGCCGCGGGCGGCGCGCTGTTGTTCCCGCTGACGGGCGGCGGGAGCTGGTCCGGGACGGTGCTGCTGGACTTCCAGCACGTGCAGGACACGGTGACGCTCGCGGATGGCTCGCGCTCCGAGCAGCGGATGCGTCGGGTGGGCGCGGCGCTGGAGCTGGCGTGGAACGACGCGCCCTCCGCGCCGGCCGTGCCACCGCCGCCTCCACCTCGGGTGCCGATGGGCACGCTGGCGCTCCAGTTGTTGGACGCGGAGTCGGGCGCGCCGCTTCCGGCCGCGAAGGTGGTGCTCGTCGCCAATGGTGTGGAGGGCGCGCCGCGCGAGGCGGATGCCCAGGGCAATGTGGAGGGCGTGGAGCTGCCGCCCGGAGACGTGCTGGCGCGGGTGAGCGCGGAGGGCTACGCGCCCGCCGAGGGCCGCGTCACATTGGAGGACGGTGGCCGCGTGGCGTTGGCGGTGCGCGCGCGCAAGCTGCCGCCGCCCACGGGGGGGCTCAAGATTTCGGTGGTGAGCGCGGGCAACGGCGTGCCGCTGCCCGGGGTGCGGTTGATGGTGGGCGGCGTGGAGGCTCGCACGGACCTGCGCGGTGAGGTCCACGTGAAGGAGCTGCCGCCGGGGCCCGTGGCCGTGGTGGCGACGTCCCAGGGGTACCGCACGGCGGAGGAGGCGGCCATCATCGTCGCGGGACAGCAGACGGCGCTCTCGGTGCCGCTCGCCTCCGAGCGCAAGGGCGAGCCCGCGACGCTCACCGGACAGGTGCGCAACGCGCGCGGTGGCAAGCCCATCGCCGCCACGTTGCTGATTCCCCAGGCGAAGGTGAAGGCGCGCACGGATGCGAAGGGGGCGTTCACCTTCAAGGTCCGCGGTGGCACCTACCGCATCACCATCTCCGCGCGTGGGTTCTTCACGCAGTCGAAGCTCGTCACCTTGAAGGACGGCGAGCAGGCCATCTTCAACGTCGATCTCTTCCCGAGGCAGAAACGGTGA
- the mglB gene encoding gliding-motility regulator GTPase-activating protein MglB, whose translation MGTQLVMYEEEFTKINAVCDRLTKDANAKVVFLVDKNGQLISSAGQTQNIDTTSLASLTAGNVAAMGGLAKLIGENEFPNQFHEGAKDSLYMTIVGSRVVLVVIFDNRTSLGLVRLRIKKASDELTKIFESLVKKTDSPGAGSPFAEISDDDIDNLFSE comes from the coding sequence ATGGGCACGCAACTGGTGATGTACGAAGAGGAGTTCACCAAGATCAACGCCGTTTGCGACCGGCTCACCAAGGACGCGAACGCGAAGGTGGTCTTCCTCGTCGACAAGAACGGGCAGCTCATCTCCTCCGCGGGCCAGACGCAGAACATCGACACCACGTCCTTGGCCTCGCTGACGGCCGGCAACGTGGCGGCGATGGGCGGGCTCGCCAAGTTGATCGGTGAGAACGAGTTCCCCAACCAGTTCCACGAAGGGGCCAAGGACTCGCTCTACATGACGATTGTCGGCAGCCGGGTGGTGCTGGTCGTCATCTTCGACAACCGCACGAGCCTGGGCCTCGTCCGCCTGCGCATCAAGAAGGCCAGCGACGAGCTCACGAAGATCTTCGAGAGTCTGGTGAAGAAGACGGACAGCCCGGGTGCCGGGTCGCCGTTCGCCGAGATCTCCGACGACGATATCGACAACCTCTTCAGCGAGTAA